The sequence below is a genomic window from Anopheles cruzii chromosome 3, idAnoCruzAS_RS32_06, whole genome shotgun sequence.
ACTGGCACTTCTCGGTAAAGGTGCACAGCTTGGCTCGATGGACATCTTAGGCAACATTTGTGAGATAGATCCCATTCTTTGGGAAAAATACTTAGATAGACGTCTGAGCAAAGCAATCGTTGATGATGCGAGATTTGATGTGATTATAGATCTTTCTGATTTCATCAAATCAACATCCCCCACTAAGGAAACAAAATGGGAGAGTGAAATTTATCCCATACTTCAATTGGCGCAACATCCAGCCAACAAACGCCTTCTTCTGCATCCAGTTATTTCTACTATTGTacaattgaaattaaactatTTGTGTCGAGCAAGTTTGGTTTATGTTATGTACCATTTTATACACTGGATAGGTTTAACATGTTTAATGGTTTATTGTGGTGACATCTACCTAGGACAGAGTAATGTTACATTGTATTGGTACTTTGTACTTGcattaattttcatatttGCACGGATGTTTATAAGTTACGCTGTAGACAGAGAAAATTTTCTCCAAAGAAGCGAAAGCTGGCTACAAATTATGCTAACTATAGTAATGATTTGTGCCATCGTCGTAAAAGTATTCAGTACAGTTCACGAAGAAATATATCGATCGTGTTGTGCTACCGCGGTTATGCTACTATCTGTTGAGTTCACCGCCGTTCTTGCGAAAGTTTCTTCCTTCAGTATCTCGACTAACCTCATCTTGTTGAAGGCGATATTGATTAACTTTTGCAAATCTTTAATACCGTTCTCGAGCATTTTGATAGCATGGGCACTCACGTTGCACATTCTGTTTAAAGAACGGCATCATATGGATTCCGCAGCGCTAGGTGAAACAGGAACACAAAAGAACAACACAGTTGAGCAAGTAACCGGAAATAATGAATTCAATAAGTTCCAAACAGTCTGGCTGGCGGGGATAAAAACAATTGTAATGATGACCGGTGAGTAAATTTTAACATAAAACTTCTTAGTAGAATTAGTGGTaattttttgtgtattttaGGAGAATTCGACGCAACGAACATACCGTTTGAGGATTGTGtgttgaaaagtgttatattcttgatgtttatattttttgtggcattggttttcaataattttatcaaCGGTTTGGCGGTCGATGATACGATGGTATGTTGTGTACATATGTAACTTCAAACATCTACCACTAAACACGTGCTCATATTTTTTTACAGACCATGAGAGCTGAATCTGAATACATCAGTCTCAAACAGAAAATATTCCTGATACATCGTCTAGAAACCATTTTAAACCTACTATGGACAAGGTACGTATCATAAGTGTTGTATTGTTGAAGTTATGTTAATATTCATAGTACAATTGGGCTCAAATGTCTAGGTCCAACGCTTTCAATTGGTCTTGGCTGTCCCAAGAAACTACTACCATTAAGTTGCCGCAGTACATCAAAATTCAACAAAAGCCACCAAGCGAGCATGCATGCAAATTCCAATGGCACAATCTTAAAAGAATGTTTAAAGGTTtgaaggacgaagaaaaaaaagaaaccattgTGATGAATGAAGAAAATTGTCATATTTTAAACCGTGCGCTAGAAATATTGAATTCATGTGCAGAAGCGCACTACTTTAATACTGAGACAACGAAGAATCTAAATGATAGTGCAAGCGATGATCGACACAAATTGATACTGGGCGGCCAAACGAAGCGCAGAcactcgatttgacattaatctttaacatcaaatcgtttgcgcttatgtcaaaatGTTTATGAGTCAGCTGAGGCGTAAAACACAGCgcaaacagaggataatgtaagttcttatatgctggtacagcaacaaaatctaaaaaaacagaaaaagatattcagaaatcaacttacctcttcgatttctattttctcgggccaaaaacacgaatgcaAACACGTTTAACATTTcggttttatattttaatctTCCACACAAAGCATAAgcgatttgacatttttactgATTCAATCTTTTTTAATCATCTCAgatatttctttttttaattgtttaaacTCTTCCTCCTCttgtatttttattaataGGTTGTCTATTTCCATCTTAACGCGCTCAGCATCTAATTGCTCACTAGGCATTACGGGGCCGTTTAGAAGCCCTAAAACTTTCTCGGAATATTTTATAATATTAGGGCGAAGATTGACATCTACTCGCGATTTTACCCATCGAACGATTGTGCTAAGGGTGTGTTGAAGTGTTGTGCTGTCTTCTGGGTTTATCAGCGCGGGTAGATTGTCGATTGCTTCAAACAACTGAATCAGTTCAGTTTTCGTCATAGATAAAACCTGCAGAAAAAGtaaaagcaattaaaacaGTGCCGCTAAACATGAATCAGAAAAATGAGTTGCGTACAAAACATTGAAGTAACTATAAAATGTGTTCTACACGTAACAATCTTTTTCACTTCCCTATTAGAAGTctgttgagaacgcgacgacTTCCAACCTAGCGTTACAACCAATAAAGATAAGGTACGAATTCTAAGAACGTTAGGCCCAAGCCACAGAACGCGTTCGACCGAGGGGTCTTAAGAACCCTGAACAAACAAGCAGAAACCACAGAAACTACAGCGTGGGTGCAGCTTGCATCTTAGAAATATCTATGAACCGCGTTGATCCAACC
It includes:
- the LOC128270450 gene encoding transient receptor potential cation channel protein painless-like → MLAIDIVECPQKDLRNSLENKKINVFKTALSRGADVNKRESGNKYSVFEYACRNSKYGDFIKECLENGAIVTRIHPKEYAFPIHLVALSCSAENMEALLTSKDVVVDQKYKDRTALYLLFENIDQENHREGLKCIELLLSAGANINAVQEDNVSPVQLLLEKVANGEVPSGDNEWPKHVLEYCLKESAVNLSLNDGKAQTLISQHFSSLDIPERHGMSNVTVELLKNKLFIGRYTSEDFIEIYKQFSNHLVALSNEELKDMIQIAVCSDKLKAAQHLINPRLDGTTGTVRENLLETLFPGLLEKCCNRGIYSALEWLLQIIPKTARAFINKEPLLCILIKRMNAEVNLMKRSFSKCFYLLLHDPRIELDMCDKTSKRTALHYAVMYKMQPVQLALLGKGAQLGSMDILGNICEIDPILWEKYLDRRLSKAIVDDARFDVIIDLSDFIKSTSPTKETKWESEIYPILQLAQHPANKRLLLHPVISTIVQLKLNYLCRASLVYVMYHFIHWIGLTCLMVYCGDIYLGQSNVTLYWYFVLALIFIFARMFISYAVDRENFLQRSESWLQIMLTIVMICAIVVKVFSTVHEEIYRSCCATAVMLLSVEFTAVLAKVSSFSISTNLILLKAILINFCKSLIPFSSILIAWALTLHILFKERHHMDSAALGETGTQKNNTVEQVTGNNEFNKFQTVWLAGIKTIVMMTGEFDATNIPFEDCVLKSVIFLMFIFFVALVFNNFINGLAVDDTMTMRAESEYISLKQKIFLIHRLETILNLLWTRSNAFNWSWLSQETTTIKLPQYIKIQQKPPSEHACKFQWHNLKRMFKGLKDEEKKETIVMNEENCHILNRALEILNSCAEAHYFNTETTKNLNDSASDDRHKLILGGQTKRRHSI